The Kosmotoga arenicorallina S304 genome includes the window TTTTTCAGGAACAGCGATGAAATGAACATGATTGGTCATGAGGCAATACGCATATATCTTGAGCCCATACTTGGTTGAATATTCCTTAATGAGTTCAAGGTACTTTACTCTATCTTCAGGATCCTCAAAAACACTTTGACGATAATTACCTCTTTGCGTTACATGATGAGCAATACCTTCAAGAACAATCCTCGCGCTCCTTGGCATCTCATCACCACCTAACAACCAAGATACTCGATCATATCATAAAAATGGTGTCTGTCCCTATTTTTCAACCTGTCCCTATTTTTCAACGAGTTCACAGCAACTAGGAATTTGTTTTCAAATACTGGTGTTTATTCATATTTTTCAGAAGAAGCTACAGAAAAAGAGTTGCTTTGAATACCTGAAATGAGTAGCGGGTCATTTCCTTATGGCCCCACCGGGTCAATAAGCTATTGACTTTATACACCTACTATTTTTTGAAACTATAAAAATCTACTTAAGTCGCTAGTTATAACCCGTTTGAGAGCAATTCTAAACATTCACTCTTTAAAATTCCATACCATAATAGATCCACATATTCTCCTTCTTTAAAAACATGTCTCCTCAAGATTCCCTCTTTCCTGAATCCAATCCTTTCATAGAAATTAATAGCTCTTAAATTGGTTGATAGCACATTGAGATATACTCTTTCTAAGTTGATTGTTAAAAATGCATACTTTAATATCGCTAAGGAGGCAGCTTTTGCATATCCTTTCCCCATGTTTTTTTTGTCAGTGATGACTATTGCATATTCAGCATTTCGATCTATCCAATTGATATTTTTTAAACTAATCACACCAATGAACTCTTTGGGCTCAAGCTTTTCTATTACCAAATGAATATTATTTGGATCACCTTCTAATTGAGAGTTTAAGAACTTCTTTGTCTTCTCAATGCTACCTGGAAGTCTTGAAAAAACGAAAAAGCTTGCAATTTCGGGTTTGTTAGTCCAATTATAGAGGTTGTAAATGTCTTCTGGTTCTAGCTGTCTAAGGATCATTTCAGGTTTTTCAGTTTTTAAAAGCATATTTCCACCTCTGATCTTTTGGAAATACAATTGCTGTATTTTACCAAATTTTCAATTATGAAGGTAGAGTATTAATAATAAACTTTAGCTTTTTCGATCATCGTTCATCGTACCATTTTTTCATAAATTCTTGATATTCCTTGTCGTTATTTAGTATCTTCCTCCACCATGATTCATTGTTCACATACCATTCTATTGTCTCTTCTAAATTAGTCTCAAAATCCCATTCTGGAGTATATCCAAGCTCGGTTCTGATTTTTGTATCATTTAGCGAGTATCTAATATCGTGGCCCGGTCTATCTTTAACAAATTTTATTAAGTTTTTGGGTTTACCCAATTTTTCAAGTATTTTTTCTACGATCCATATATTTTCACGTTCATTTCCGCCAGCTATATTATAAACTTCCCCAATTCTTCCTTTTTCTAAGACAAGATGAATAGCTCTTACTGTATCTTTGACAAAAAGCCAGTCTCTGACTTGCTTTCCATCGCCATATACGGGTAGATACTCATTTTTAAGAGCTCTTATAATCATCACAGGAATCAGTTTTTCTGGATATTGGAAGGGGCCAAAATTGTTGGATGGACGAACAATATTAACTGGTAAACCGTAAGTTTGATTGTACGCGTAAACAAGACGATCGGCAGCTGCTTTACTTGCTGAATACGGATTTCTAGGATTTATAGGATCTTTTTCAGTGAAACTGTGATCTTTTGCGACACCATAAACTTCATCTGTTGAGATATGTAAAAACTTCTTGAACCTATCACTTTTTTTGGCAGCTTCAAGAAGAACATAAGTACCATATACATCAGTCTTTATAAAACGGTCAGGATCAAGGATAGATCTATCCACATGAGTCTCGGCTGAAAAATTGACAACCATATCAGAAATGCTTACAAGATTTCTTACGATATTGGGATCATCAATACTTCCGAAAACAAATACCAGCTTATGTTTATTTAAAGCGTCTTCAATTACTCTATCGAAATCATTATGATGTAATGTGATATGCTGATATTCTTTCAATTTGAAATTTAGTCTTTCAATATTTTCTGAAGCATTAAAAACGGGTTTAACATCACCAAAAAGATTAAAAGAAACTGTTTCAAGCCTTGTATGTTTCAATGGGACAAAAAGTTTTTCCTTTGAAATGTATTCCTTGAGATTATCAAGATTTCCCGCATATGTAAGTGCATCAAGAACTATAACTCTGTAATTTTCTTGTTTAAGAATGTACTTAACGAAATTGCTACCAATAAATCCGGCACCACCAGTAATAAGAATAGTTTTCATTATTCTCAGCTCCCTTTTATTGATAAGCGTTTTTTAAACTTGCTAATATCACCCTTGTAAAAAAGCAAAATAACCGTAAGACATATAAATGACACTATGCTCCGTATAATTATATTTGAATTTAACCAAACTTTTGATAAGAAAAAAAACAGTAGTTATTCCAGAAACAACCAGAAATTTCCAATGTATTTTCAATAACTTTTTCATAGAGGCCAAAACAGACACTGTTATAACCGAACTTAAATAGCCAAGAAGCGTTGCAATCGCTGCTCCTTCAATACCGAGAATAGGGATAAGAAAGTAGTTCAACACTACATTTAGTCCTGCTCCAACCGCCAGAGATATGGTTACCCAATAGCTTTTTTTGACTATCAACAACTGACTGGCTGATGTTTGAAAGAGCATCAACAATAGTGGTGAGAGGAATAAGTAAGGAGTAACAACATGGCCTGTTACATAATCACCTGTAAAGAGAATTTTAAATACTAAAGGAATCAACGGCATTATCAGAATTATTGTAAGCATGGAGATGACACCAAGATATTCAAATACCATTGAAACTATCTCTGGGTGGTCCTTATCTTTCATAGTCGAATAATTGAAATAACTCCATCCGCCAACAAAGCCAGTATATATCAATTGACTCACTTGGGCCATTCTGGCACCTACTGCGTAAATTCCGTTGTATGAAGTTCCAATCATATTTGAAATCATAATTCTATCAAATGAAGAAAAGATCCAGTATATAAGAAACGTAGGTATCAATGGAACTCCTATTTTCATCATATCCTTTATCAGCCTAGTATTGATGCGTTTAAAACTAAACCACGAATAATTGAGTTTCCAAAAAACTAGTAATCTAAAAAGAGCACTCGAAAATCCTCCAATTATAAGACCAAACAAAGGATCGACTAGTAGTATAAAAGCAACACTAATGCTATAGCTTATTACGGGCCCCACAATATTCATAATTACAAACACGCGACGCTTATTTTGCATCCTTGTAGGGGCCATAATTATAGAGCCAAGTGAGCTTATTGTAGTTTGAATTCCCATTAGCATTATCCAGATTTGGTATTTATCTGTTGAGAAAAGCAATTTAGATAACTCTGAGCTGAAAATTACAATAAAAAGTCCTGTTAGAGTACTACTAAGTAAAACCACAAAAAGTGAACTCGAACAAACGGCAATCTTATGATCTTTGTCTTCATCGTCAAAGAACATTCTGAACATTGCGTCATACATCCCAAGAACTGCAAATGCAGACCCAAAAGAAACCAAAACACGAAGAAGATCAGAAATACCATAAATTGAGGTATCAGGAACAAGTCTCGTGATGATTGGGAGCATTATAAGAGGAATCGCTTTGCCGATAACCCCAACTAGTCCATATACAAGAAAATTTTCTATAAATAACTTAGCCCTACTCATTACGATTGTTCTATCCCCATCTTATTGAAGTAGTTTTCATACATTATTTTGTTGGCCAAGTAATAAGATTCAAAGGTACCAGTGTCCATCCATCTGCCTTTAACAAAGTCATACTCGAGTTCCCCAAGTTCGATGTACTTATTATTCACACTGGTAATTTCGTATTCTCCTCGTGCAGAAGGTTTTATATGATCGATAATATCGAAAACTCTGGTGTCATATATATAGGCTCCAACAACTGCGTAATTACTTTTGGGATTCTCTGGTTTCTCCTGAATTTCAATAACCTTGCGCTCATCAAGAGCAGCCACACCAAATCGCTGTGGATTGGAAACTTTAACAAGTAGTACTCTTGCTCCCTTTCCCTTCTGAATTGAATTGTAATTCTTCACAAAATAATCAATTGGCTTCTCAAAAATATTATCTCCGAGTATTACGAGCATATTTTCGTTACTAGCAAACTCTCTGGCGAGCCTAAGTGCATCAGCAATCCCTTTTGCCTCATCCTGGACTTTATAGGCAAATCTTAAACCGAATTCACTTCCGCTTCCAAGGAGGTTTACCATATCTCCCATGTGCTCGGTGCTAGTTATAATAAGAACATCCTTAATTCCACATGCTTGCATATTTCTAATAGGGTTATAAATCATTGGCTCTGGTCCAACTGGCAAAAGATGTTTATTTAGAGATTTGGTTAAAGGATAGAGTCTGGTTCCTTTTCCACCAGCAAGTATAACCCCTTTCACAATTTCACCCCCTAAATTCATTCAACTTCCCTATCACATAGTTTATTTCCTCATCAGTCATGCCGTTGTATAATGGCAGGCTGAGTATAGTATTAGCATATTCCTCGGTAATTGGGAAATCTCCTTTTTTGTACCCAAGTCTTTGATAAGCCTCGGAAAGATGTGGTGGAATCGGATAGTGTATCTTGGTATCTATGCCATTATCTTTGAGAAAAGCTTGAAGTTTGTCTCTTTGATTGCACTTAATCACGAATAAATGCCAAACATGCTTACAGTTCTGTGAGACCTTTGGTAATTCAATTAATGGATTTTTTATCTCTGTTAAATAACGTTCTGCTATTATTCTTCTTTCCTGTTCAAGTTCATTTATATGTCTGAGTTTTACTCTCAAAACAGCTGCTTGAAGTTCGTCAAGTCTGGAATTAATCCCCTCTATCTCGTGATAGTATTTCTTTATACTTCCATAATTCCTAAGCATCCTCACCTTCTCAGCTAATTTCTCACTATTGGTTACTATCGCTCCAGCATCTCCAAATGCACCAAGGTTTTTAGTAGGGAAGAAACTAAAACAATTAATATCACCAAATGTTCCAATATTCCTTCCATTTACAATCGCACCATGCGCTTGAGCGCAATCTTCAACGACATATAAATTGTGTTCTCTAGCTATCTCCATAATTTCTTCCATTCTTGCCGGTTGGCCATATAAGTGGACTGGAAGAATAGCTTTCGCCTTTGAAGTTATTGCGGCCTTAATTTTTGAAGGGTCAATGTTGAAAAACTCATCTGGTTCTACAAACACTGGAGTTGCTCCATTTTCTGTAACTCCTAAAATAGAAGCAATATATGTATTTGCTGGAGCAATCACTTCATCCCCTTTGCCAATTCCCAAAGCTCGAATAGCAAGAATAAGAGCATCAAGTCCAGAATTTACCCCAACACAATGTTTCATTCCAACGTATTCTGCAAATTCCTCTTCGAAGCGTTTAACTTGCTTCCCTAGAATATACCATCCAGAATCAAGAACTTCTAAAACGGCTTTATCATATTCTTCCTTGAACATCAAGTATTGAGGTTTCAATATATTGAAATGAATGTTCATTTCCAATACCCCTCCTTAACAAGTCTAATGAATTCATCGTAATTTCTTATGTAATCTGATTCATCGTAGTAATCTGAAGCAAGAACAAGAAGTACACTATGGTCCTTTAGCCATTTCATTGTATGCCAAATTCCTGGACCAACATATAATCCTTTCGAAGGGTTATCCAAAACAGTGTATCCTTTCTTCTTGCCATCATTATACATAATTTCAATAGCTCCATAGACACATACAAGAATCTGCTTGAGAACCTTGTGGGCATGGTGACCACGAACAGTCCCGACAGGTACACCATATATATAATAAATGCGTTTAAAATCAAAAAGTTTAGCATTTTTAGACTCGATAACAGATAATACGCCTTCTTTTGCTTTAATTGTTTGTATTGAAATGCCATAAATTTTACCAATCATATTTTCACACCCTTTTTTGTAATGCTCCCTGAAAAACTGGACAAAAA containing:
- a CDS encoding transposase, translating into MPRSARIVLEGIAHHVTQRGNYRQSVFEDPEDRVKYLELIKEYSTKYGLKIYAYCLMTNHVHFIAVPEKEDSLAMTFKYAHMRYSQYFNRKHHRTGHLWQGRFYSLYVVK
- a CDS encoding GNAT family N-acetyltransferase; the protein is MLLKTEKPEMILRQLEPEDIYNLYNWTNKPEIASFFVFSRLPGSIEKTKKFLNSQLEGDPNNIHLVIEKLEPKEFIGVISLKNINWIDRNAEYAIVITDKKNMGKGYAKAASLAILKYAFLTINLERVYLNVLSTNLRAINFYERIGFRKEGILRRHVFKEGEYVDLLWYGILKSECLELLSNGL
- the rfbB gene encoding dTDP-glucose 4,6-dehydratase; protein product: MKTILITGGAGFIGSNFVKYILKQENYRVIVLDALTYAGNLDNLKEYISKEKLFVPLKHTRLETVSFNLFGDVKPVFNASENIERLNFKLKEYQHITLHHNDFDRVIEDALNKHKLVFVFGSIDDPNIVRNLVSISDMVVNFSAETHVDRSILDPDRFIKTDVYGTYVLLEAAKKSDRFKKFLHISTDEVYGVAKDHSFTEKDPINPRNPYSASKAAADRLVYAYNQTYGLPVNIVRPSNNFGPFQYPEKLIPVMIIRALKNEYLPVYGDGKQVRDWLFVKDTVRAIHLVLEKGRIGEVYNIAGGNERENIWIVEKILEKLGKPKNLIKFVKDRPGHDIRYSLNDTKIRTELGYTPEWDFETNLEETIEWYVNNESWWRKILNNDKEYQEFMKKWYDER
- a CDS encoding oligosaccharide flippase family protein; this encodes MSRAKLFIENFLVYGLVGVIGKAIPLIMLPIITRLVPDTSIYGISDLLRVLVSFGSAFAVLGMYDAMFRMFFDDEDKDHKIAVCSSSLFVVLLSSTLTGLFIVIFSSELSKLLFSTDKYQIWIMLMGIQTTISSLGSIIMAPTRMQNKRRVFVIMNIVGPVISYSISVAFILLVDPLFGLIIGGFSSALFRLLVFWKLNYSWFSFKRINTRLIKDMMKIGVPLIPTFLIYWIFSSFDRIMISNMIGTSYNGIYAVGARMAQVSQLIYTGFVGGWSYFNYSTMKDKDHPEIVSMVFEYLGVISMLTIILIMPLIPLVFKILFTGDYVTGHVVTPYLFLSPLLLMLFQTSASQLLIVKKSYWVTISLAVGAGLNVVLNYFLIPILGIEGAAIATLLGYLSSVITVSVLASMKKLLKIHWKFLVVSGITTVFFLIKSLVKFKYNYTEHSVIYMSYGYFAFLQG
- a CDS encoding sugar phosphate nucleotidyltransferase, which gives rise to MKGVILAGGKGTRLYPLTKSLNKHLLPVGPEPMIYNPIRNMQACGIKDVLIITSTEHMGDMVNLLGSGSEFGLRFAYKVQDEAKGIADALRLAREFASNENMLVILGDNIFEKPIDYFVKNYNSIQKGKGARVLLVKVSNPQRFGVAALDERKVIEIQEKPENPKSNYAVVGAYIYDTRVFDIIDHIKPSARGEYEITSVNNKYIELGELEYDFVKGRWMDTGTFESYYLANKIMYENYFNKMGIEQS
- a CDS encoding DegT/DnrJ/EryC1/StrS family aminotransferase, whose product is MNIHFNILKPQYLMFKEEYDKAVLEVLDSGWYILGKQVKRFEEEFAEYVGMKHCVGVNSGLDALILAIRALGIGKGDEVIAPANTYIASILGVTENGATPVFVEPDEFFNIDPSKIKAAITSKAKAILPVHLYGQPARMEEIMEIAREHNLYVVEDCAQAHGAIVNGRNIGTFGDINCFSFFPTKNLGAFGDAGAIVTNSEKLAEKVRMLRNYGSIKKYYHEIEGINSRLDELQAAVLRVKLRHINELEQERRIIAERYLTEIKNPLIELPKVSQNCKHVWHLFVIKCNQRDKLQAFLKDNGIDTKIHYPIPPHLSEAYQRLGYKKGDFPITEEYANTILSLPLYNGMTDEEINYVIGKLNEFRG
- a CDS encoding sugar 3,4-ketoisomerase yields the protein FVQFFREHYKKGCENMIGKIYGISIQTIKAKEGVLSVIESKNAKLFDFKRIYYIYGVPVGTVRGHHAHKVLKQILVCVYGAIEIMYNDGKKKGYTVLDNPSKGLYVGPGIWHTMKWLKDHSVLLVLASDYYDESDYIRNYDEFIRLVKEGYWK